The proteins below are encoded in one region of Paramisgurnus dabryanus chromosome 2, PD_genome_1.1, whole genome shotgun sequence:
- the rgs12a gene encoding regulator of G-protein signaling 12 isoform X3: protein MRVLRLDDSAMKQLERPCSPAVRRVEMERGKAGYGFTIAGQAPCVLRGIIKGSPAYSVGLRPDDRILRVNDTDVSEESHEVVAKLIGTSSRSLCLLVTSGDIQTTGSCSTVKEHVCQSNGKLPWLSPGKKPFSEDPSAINMREPMLQSVGSFDTIFEISDHGTMTTQQEQHKKQRPVSEPDMSYWVQQSKPRGHPISLLQMETSRVTSEDSVFSDLQSQNDFVSDSSLLNVAMVVGYINSMELELVMSQSEEKALQAIRECISQIGIKQKTHSLVMMKIKCNCVQLCDEKDAVLASYPAESLALCVICTEDSRFFGLVCTDSTKNGDDVTKTGSLKTLCHVFFVDPELYDHKEHQSIVGHFGIPCTPDPDTKGCLEFPQTPHSISQFVSVLYSDIGDYIEKLRLKLDSENPDEGQQNMRNSGSDSGIGNASPDDHESIIGQWSFTSPNIPNPPPDYSQHRNTELLKPELRCLLSEPLTVTAQPVTQEGAFAGADASAFTSFPLCMQSNLSSKHKSSQHRPSGLKARWQKSRPNSTECLVERDSDESKSKSSLLPPAMEQIPTLRYKPLEDFKHPQKMNFTPQLEVTCRLFSSASKQKEVENKGSIFWALTKGRSSIRRTAAPAKRLSLAHSLNDLESAASERERCGVECHNSGSVSSLESNGSLPSVTNHRRISERRVALWAVSFERLLQDPVGVRYFSEFLKKEFSEENILFWEACESFSKIPDHDKKQLSHKAKEIYNRFLSSKASMPVNIDSQAQLADDVLTAPQPHMFKQPQLQIFNLMKMDSYARFLKSTLYQECMLAEVEGRHLPDPCPIPCSPAPSKHSFTSDRSTFSTPKKENRRPKTGRSSDDLRDKHSDKKNGFFSWYRYPSIGKGQKKRDPPDLPYNCNGRRESQGSLSSGTSQELNTSSPGGKNEQCELRSSCLVLDKDKERCSKTCIVTLPDGSSCCVPLRQGASIRQVLLELCQKQHINLAAVDLFLTGGEKPLVLDQESVTLSSREVRLEKRTLFRLDLVPINRSVGLKAKPTKPVTEVLRPVVAKYGLHLGDLVARISGETEILDLGVPISNLDGLRVVLERADPAKDKSKTLNSKTSADKKDLSKERDTGSGTKLTKGVDDKHPQPAASERKKGKKNHIDETEEFFELLSRAQSSRVDDQRGLLRKEDLVLPDFLRVDPDPEPQPPSCSTPTSHKPGHTTAITISHFPKPSSSNGHPRAPSPESAPFTAPLSPILRSSGPQSHDEEGLGDLTLVGEGDINSPNSTLLPPPPSSPAPFEGSLLVANFTPPPSVDRQTSPGISTT, encoded by the exons ATGAGAGTTTTGAGATTAGATGATTCTGCGATGAAGCAATTGGAACGTCCTTGCAGCCCAGCTGTCCGCAGGGTTGAGATGGAACGCGGCAAAGCTGGCTACGGATTCACCATAGCCGGCCAAGCACCTTGCGTCCTGCGTGGAATAATAAAAGGCAGTCCAGCGTACAGTGTCGGACTACGTCCTGATGACCGCATCCTGCGCGTGAATGATACGGATGTTTCTGAGGAATCACACGAAGTGGTGGCAAAGCTGATCGGCACATCATCACGGTCACTCTGTTTGCTGGTAACATCAGGTGACATACAGACTACTGGCTCTTGCTCCACTGTCAAGGAGCATGTTTGTCAAAGTAACGGTAAATTGCCATGGCTCAGTCCTGGAAAAAAACCTTTCTCTGAAGATCCTAGTGCTATAAATATGAGGGAGCCGATGCTTCAGTCAGTTGGAAGTTTTGATACTATCTTTGAGATCTCAGATCATGGCACCATGACCACACAACAAGAGCAGCACAAAAAACAACGACCTGTGTCCGAACCAGATATGTCCTATTGGGTACAGCAATCCAAACCCAGAGGCCACCCTATTAGTCTTCTACAGATGGAGACATCTCGAGTTACAAGTGAGGACTCTGTGTTCTCAGACCTCCAAAGTCAGAATGATTTTGTGTCAGACTCCAGCCTCCTGAATGTAGCAATGGTTGTGGGATACATCAACTCTATGGAACTGGAGTTAGTGATGTCACAATCTGAGGAGAAGGCATTGCAAGCAATCCGTGAATGTATCAGCCAGATTGGGATTAAACAGAAGACCCATTCCCTGGTCATGATGAAAATCAAATGCAACTGTGTACAGCTTTGTGATGAGAAAGATGCTGTTCTTGCATCTTACCCTGCGGAGAGCCTGGCACTTTGCGTCATTTGTACGGAAGACAGCAGGTTTTTCGGTCTTGTCTGTACTGATTCGACAAAAAATGGGGATGATGTAACAAAGACGGGCAGCTTGAAAACATTGTGTCACGTCTTTTTTGTAGATCCAGAACTTTATGACCACAAGGAGCACCAAAGCATCGTCGGGCACTTTGGAATTCCGTGCACTCCAGATCCAGACACTAAAGGCTGTTTGGAGTTTCCTCAGACTCCCCACTCTATTTCACAATTTGTGTCTGTCCTTTATTCTGACATTGGAGACTATATTGAAAAACTGAGACTTAAACTTGACAGCGAGAATCCAGATGAAGGACAGCAAAATATGCGCAACAGCGGCAGCGACAGTGGAATTGGAAATGCATCACCAGATGATCATGAGAGCATCATTGGCCAGTGGAGCTTCACATCTCCAAACATTCCAAACCCACCACCGGATTATTCCCAGCACAGGAATACTGAACTTCTCAAACCTGAGCTCAGGTGCCTCCTATCAGAACCACTAACAGTTACTGCTCAACCTGTGACGCAAGAAGGTGCCTTTGCTGGGGCAGATGCTTCAGCTTTTACCTCTTTTCCTCTGTGTATGCAATCTAACTTGTCATCTAAGCACAAAAGCAGTCAACACCGACCTTCTGGCTTAAAGGCCCGATGGCAGAAATCTCGTCCCAATAGCACCGAGTGCTTGGTGGAGAGAGACAGTGACGAGTCCAAATCTAAAAGTAGCCTCCTTCCACCTGCCATGGAACAAATTCCAACTCTCAGATACAAACCACTAGAAGATTTCAAACACCCTCAGAAAATGAACTTCACCCCACAGCTTGAGGTCACATGCAGGCTCTTCAGCAGTGCGTCCAAACAAAAGGAAGTGGAAAATAAG GGATCTATATTTTGGGCACTTACTAAAGGACGCTCCTCTATTCGAAGAACAGCAGCTCCTGCTAAACGGCTGAGTCTGGCTCATTCACTTAACGACCTTGAG TCGGCTGCTTCAGAAAGGG AACGTTGTGGTGTTGAGTGTCATAATAGCGGCAGTGTTAGCAGTTTGGAGAGTAATGGTAGTCTGCCCAGTGTCACCAACCATCGACGCATTTCGGAACGCCGCGTTGCATTATGGGCCGTCAGCTTCGAGCGTCTGCTCCAGGATCCTGTGGGTGTCCGCTATTTTTCT GAGTTTCTAAAAAAGGAGTTTAGTGAGGAGAACATCTTATTCTGGGAGGCCTGTGAATCTTTTAGCAAAATTCCAGACCATGACAAAAAGCAG cTATCCCACAAAGCTAAGGAGATCTATAACCGGTTTCTCTCAAGCAAAGCTTCCATGCCGGTAAACATCGATAGTCAAGCTCAACTCGCTGACGATGTCCTGACAGCTCCACAACCTCACATGTTTAAACAGCCACAACTGCAG ATCTTCAACTTGATGAAGATGGACAGTTATGCTCGATTCCTGAAGTCCACTCTCTACCAGGAATGCATGCTGGCTGAGGTAGAAGGGCGACATCTCCCTGACCCCTGCCCGATCCCATGTAGCCCTGCCCCCTCCAAGCACAGCTTCACCTCTGACCGTTCCACATTCTCCACCCCTAAAAAG GAAAACAGGAGGCCCAAAACAGGCAGGTCAAGCGATGACCTCAGAGATAAACATTCCGATAAGAAAAATGGCTTTTTCTCATGGTACAGATATCCTAGTATTGGGAAAGGACAAAAGAAAAGAGATCCCCCTGATTTACCTTACA ATTGTAATGGCCGGAGAGAGTCTCAGGGTTCCTTGTCCTCCGGAACGAGTCAAGAACTAAACACCTCCAGTCCCGGAGGCAAGAATGAG caGTGTGAGCTGAGGAGCTCATGTTTGGTTTTGGACAAGGATAAAGAGAGGTGCAGCAAGACGTGTATCGTGACACTGCCGGACGGCTCCAGCTGCTGTGTCCCTTTACGGCAGGGTGCTTCCATCAGGCAGGTCCTGCTGGAGCTCTGTCAAAAACAGCACATCAATCTGGCTGCTGTCGACCTCTTCCTCACAGGAGGAGAGAAG CCTTTGGTGTTGGACCAAGAAAGCGTTACTCTCAGTTCCAGAGAAGTTCGACTCGAAAAACGCACTTTGTTCAG ACTGGATCTGGTACCCATTAACAGATCGGTTGGGTTGAAAGCAAAACCAACAAAACCTGTGACAGAGGTTCTGCGTCCTGTGGTTGCAAAGTATGGACTCCACCTTGGCGACTTGGTGGCCAGAATA AGTGGAGAGACAGAGATTCTCGATCTTGGAGTGCCCATATCAAACCTTGATGGTCTACGAGTTGTATTAGAGAGGGCTGATCCAGCCAAAG ACAAGTCTAAAACACTCAATTCTAAAACATCAGCAGACAAGAAAGATCTATCAAAAGAG AGAGACACCGGCTCAGGGACGAAACTGACGAAAGGAGTTGATGACAAACATCCCCAGCCAGCAGCATCAGAAAGAAAGAAGGGCAAAAAGAATCACATTGATGAAACTGAAg AATTTTTCGAATTGCTCAGTCGTGCCCAGAGCAGTCGTGTCGATGACCAAAGAGGCTTGCTAAGAAAAGAAGACCTGGTGCTTCCTGACTTTCTTCGTGTGGACCCTGATCCTGAACCCCAGCCTCCCAGCTGTTCCACTCCCACTTCCCACAAACCCGGCCATACAACCGCCATTACCATCTCCCATTTCCCCAAACCCAGCTCTTCAAACGGACATCCCCGCGCACCCAGCCCCGAATCGGCCCCTTTCACTGCCCCGCTCTCCCCCATCTTACGCTCCTCTGGTCCCCAGAGTCATGACGAGGAAGGGCTGGGTGATCTAACTCTGGTTGGGGAGGGGGATATCAACAGCCCAAACTCCACCCTGCTTCCACCTCCACCGAGCTCTCCGGCCCCTTTTGAGGGCAGCCTACTCGTGGCCAACTTCACTCCACCACCTTCTGTAGACAGACAAACCAGCCCAGGTATATCTACCACCTGA
- the rgs12a gene encoding regulator of G-protein signaling 12 isoform X2, whose protein sequence is MRVLRLDDSAMKQLERPCSPAVRRVEMERGKAGYGFTIAGQAPCVLRGIIKGSPAYSVGLRPDDRILRVNDTDVSEESHEVVAKLIGTSSRSLCLLVTSGDIQTTGSCSTVKEHVCQSNGKLPWLSPGKKPFSEDPSAINMREPMLQSVGSFDTIFEISDHGTMTTQQEQHKKQRPVSEPDMSYWVQQSKPRGHPISLLQMETSRVTSEDSVFSDLQSQNDFVSDSSLLNVAMVVGYINSMELELVMSQSEEKALQAIRECISQIGIKQKTHSLVMMKIKCNCVQLCDEKDAVLASYPAESLALCVICTEDSRFFGLVCTDSTKNGDDVTKTGSLKTLCHVFFVDPELYDHKEHQSIVGHFGIPCTPDPDTKGCLEFPQTPHSISQFVSVLYSDIGDYIEKLRLKLDSENPDEGQQNMRNSGSDSGIGNASPDDHESIIGQWSFTSPNIPNPPPDYSQHRNTELLKPELRCLLSEPLTVTAQPVTQEGAFAGADASAFTSFPLCMQSNLSSKHKSSQHRPSGLKARWQKSRPNSTECLVERDSDESKSKSSLLPPAMEQIPTLRYKPLEDFKHPQKMNFTPQLEVTCRLFSSASKQKEVENKGSIFWALTKGRSSIRRTAAPAKRLSLAHSLNDLESAASERERCGVECHNSGSVSSLESNGSLPSVTNHRRISERRVALWAVSFERLLQDPVGVRYFSEFLKKEFSEENILFWEACESFSKIPDHDKKQLSHKAKEIYNRFLSSKASMPVNIDSQAQLADDVLTAPQPHMFKQPQLQIFNLMKMDSYARFLKSTLYQECMLAEVEGRHLPDPCPIPCSPAPSKHSFTSDRSTFSTPKKENRRPKTGRSSDDLRDKHSDKKNGFFSWYRYPSIGKGQKKRDPPDLPYNCNGRRESQGSLSSGTSQELNTSSPGGKNECELRSSCLVLDKDKERCSKTCIVTLPDGSSCCVPLRQGASIRQVLLELCQKQHINLAAVDLFLTGGEKPLVLDQESVTLSSREVRLEKRTLFRLDLVPINRSVGLKAKPTKPVTEVLRPVVAKYGLHLGDLVARISGETEILDLGVPISNLDGLRVVLERADPAKDKSKTLNSKTSADKKDLSKERDTGSGTKLTKGVDDKHPQPAASERKKGKKNHIDETEEFFELLSRAQSSRVDDQRGLLRKEDLVLPDFLRVDPDPEPQPPSCSTPTSHKPGHTTAITISHFPKPSSSNGHPRAPSPESAPFTAPLSPILRSSGPQSHDEEGLGDLTLVGEGDINSPNSTLLPPPPSSPAPFEGSLLVANFTPPPSVDRQTSPGTNGRTVCTSAVNHQGEQCPTSAAQENLSVLDKGVSVKAVTLEDSFEGYAAEIRQCQTKMRNGIYPSTEPSRPLSGVLEVNESDTVQYKATFV, encoded by the exons ATGAGAGTTTTGAGATTAGATGATTCTGCGATGAAGCAATTGGAACGTCCTTGCAGCCCAGCTGTCCGCAGGGTTGAGATGGAACGCGGCAAAGCTGGCTACGGATTCACCATAGCCGGCCAAGCACCTTGCGTCCTGCGTGGAATAATAAAAGGCAGTCCAGCGTACAGTGTCGGACTACGTCCTGATGACCGCATCCTGCGCGTGAATGATACGGATGTTTCTGAGGAATCACACGAAGTGGTGGCAAAGCTGATCGGCACATCATCACGGTCACTCTGTTTGCTGGTAACATCAGGTGACATACAGACTACTGGCTCTTGCTCCACTGTCAAGGAGCATGTTTGTCAAAGTAACGGTAAATTGCCATGGCTCAGTCCTGGAAAAAAACCTTTCTCTGAAGATCCTAGTGCTATAAATATGAGGGAGCCGATGCTTCAGTCAGTTGGAAGTTTTGATACTATCTTTGAGATCTCAGATCATGGCACCATGACCACACAACAAGAGCAGCACAAAAAACAACGACCTGTGTCCGAACCAGATATGTCCTATTGGGTACAGCAATCCAAACCCAGAGGCCACCCTATTAGTCTTCTACAGATGGAGACATCTCGAGTTACAAGTGAGGACTCTGTGTTCTCAGACCTCCAAAGTCAGAATGATTTTGTGTCAGACTCCAGCCTCCTGAATGTAGCAATGGTTGTGGGATACATCAACTCTATGGAACTGGAGTTAGTGATGTCACAATCTGAGGAGAAGGCATTGCAAGCAATCCGTGAATGTATCAGCCAGATTGGGATTAAACAGAAGACCCATTCCCTGGTCATGATGAAAATCAAATGCAACTGTGTACAGCTTTGTGATGAGAAAGATGCTGTTCTTGCATCTTACCCTGCGGAGAGCCTGGCACTTTGCGTCATTTGTACGGAAGACAGCAGGTTTTTCGGTCTTGTCTGTACTGATTCGACAAAAAATGGGGATGATGTAACAAAGACGGGCAGCTTGAAAACATTGTGTCACGTCTTTTTTGTAGATCCAGAACTTTATGACCACAAGGAGCACCAAAGCATCGTCGGGCACTTTGGAATTCCGTGCACTCCAGATCCAGACACTAAAGGCTGTTTGGAGTTTCCTCAGACTCCCCACTCTATTTCACAATTTGTGTCTGTCCTTTATTCTGACATTGGAGACTATATTGAAAAACTGAGACTTAAACTTGACAGCGAGAATCCAGATGAAGGACAGCAAAATATGCGCAACAGCGGCAGCGACAGTGGAATTGGAAATGCATCACCAGATGATCATGAGAGCATCATTGGCCAGTGGAGCTTCACATCTCCAAACATTCCAAACCCACCACCGGATTATTCCCAGCACAGGAATACTGAACTTCTCAAACCTGAGCTCAGGTGCCTCCTATCAGAACCACTAACAGTTACTGCTCAACCTGTGACGCAAGAAGGTGCCTTTGCTGGGGCAGATGCTTCAGCTTTTACCTCTTTTCCTCTGTGTATGCAATCTAACTTGTCATCTAAGCACAAAAGCAGTCAACACCGACCTTCTGGCTTAAAGGCCCGATGGCAGAAATCTCGTCCCAATAGCACCGAGTGCTTGGTGGAGAGAGACAGTGACGAGTCCAAATCTAAAAGTAGCCTCCTTCCACCTGCCATGGAACAAATTCCAACTCTCAGATACAAACCACTAGAAGATTTCAAACACCCTCAGAAAATGAACTTCACCCCACAGCTTGAGGTCACATGCAGGCTCTTCAGCAGTGCGTCCAAACAAAAGGAAGTGGAAAATAAG GGATCTATATTTTGGGCACTTACTAAAGGACGCTCCTCTATTCGAAGAACAGCAGCTCCTGCTAAACGGCTGAGTCTGGCTCATTCACTTAACGACCTTGAG TCGGCTGCTTCAGAAAGGG AACGTTGTGGTGTTGAGTGTCATAATAGCGGCAGTGTTAGCAGTTTGGAGAGTAATGGTAGTCTGCCCAGTGTCACCAACCATCGACGCATTTCGGAACGCCGCGTTGCATTATGGGCCGTCAGCTTCGAGCGTCTGCTCCAGGATCCTGTGGGTGTCCGCTATTTTTCT GAGTTTCTAAAAAAGGAGTTTAGTGAGGAGAACATCTTATTCTGGGAGGCCTGTGAATCTTTTAGCAAAATTCCAGACCATGACAAAAAGCAG cTATCCCACAAAGCTAAGGAGATCTATAACCGGTTTCTCTCAAGCAAAGCTTCCATGCCGGTAAACATCGATAGTCAAGCTCAACTCGCTGACGATGTCCTGACAGCTCCACAACCTCACATGTTTAAACAGCCACAACTGCAG ATCTTCAACTTGATGAAGATGGACAGTTATGCTCGATTCCTGAAGTCCACTCTCTACCAGGAATGCATGCTGGCTGAGGTAGAAGGGCGACATCTCCCTGACCCCTGCCCGATCCCATGTAGCCCTGCCCCCTCCAAGCACAGCTTCACCTCTGACCGTTCCACATTCTCCACCCCTAAAAAG GAAAACAGGAGGCCCAAAACAGGCAGGTCAAGCGATGACCTCAGAGATAAACATTCCGATAAGAAAAATGGCTTTTTCTCATGGTACAGATATCCTAGTATTGGGAAAGGACAAAAGAAAAGAGATCCCCCTGATTTACCTTACA ATTGTAATGGCCGGAGAGAGTCTCAGGGTTCCTTGTCCTCCGGAACGAGTCAAGAACTAAACACCTCCAGTCCCGGAGGCAAGAATGAG TGTGAGCTGAGGAGCTCATGTTTGGTTTTGGACAAGGATAAAGAGAGGTGCAGCAAGACGTGTATCGTGACACTGCCGGACGGCTCCAGCTGCTGTGTCCCTTTACGGCAGGGTGCTTCCATCAGGCAGGTCCTGCTGGAGCTCTGTCAAAAACAGCACATCAATCTGGCTGCTGTCGACCTCTTCCTCACAGGAGGAGAGAAG CCTTTGGTGTTGGACCAAGAAAGCGTTACTCTCAGTTCCAGAGAAGTTCGACTCGAAAAACGCACTTTGTTCAG ACTGGATCTGGTACCCATTAACAGATCGGTTGGGTTGAAAGCAAAACCAACAAAACCTGTGACAGAGGTTCTGCGTCCTGTGGTTGCAAAGTATGGACTCCACCTTGGCGACTTGGTGGCCAGAATA AGTGGAGAGACAGAGATTCTCGATCTTGGAGTGCCCATATCAAACCTTGATGGTCTACGAGTTGTATTAGAGAGGGCTGATCCAGCCAAAG ACAAGTCTAAAACACTCAATTCTAAAACATCAGCAGACAAGAAAGATCTATCAAAAGAG AGAGACACCGGCTCAGGGACGAAACTGACGAAAGGAGTTGATGACAAACATCCCCAGCCAGCAGCATCAGAAAGAAAGAAGGGCAAAAAGAATCACATTGATGAAACTGAAg AATTTTTCGAATTGCTCAGTCGTGCCCAGAGCAGTCGTGTCGATGACCAAAGAGGCTTGCTAAGAAAAGAAGACCTGGTGCTTCCTGACTTTCTTCGTGTGGACCCTGATCCTGAACCCCAGCCTCCCAGCTGTTCCACTCCCACTTCCCACAAACCCGGCCATACAACCGCCATTACCATCTCCCATTTCCCCAAACCCAGCTCTTCAAACGGACATCCCCGCGCACCCAGCCCCGAATCGGCCCCTTTCACTGCCCCGCTCTCCCCCATCTTACGCTCCTCTGGTCCCCAGAGTCATGACGAGGAAGGGCTGGGTGATCTAACTCTGGTTGGGGAGGGGGATATCAACAGCCCAAACTCCACCCTGCTTCCACCTCCACCGAGCTCTCCGGCCCCTTTTGAGGGCAGCCTACTCGTGGCCAACTTCACTCCACCACCTTCTGTAGACAGACAAACCAGCCCAG